The following proteins are encoded in a genomic region of Galbibacter sp. BG1:
- a CDS encoding bifunctional 4-hydroxy-2-oxoglutarate aldolase/2-dehydro-3-deoxy-phosphogluconate aldolase, with translation MKTYSRIEVATVMKETGMVPLFYHRDKDVICEVVKACYQGGARLFEFTARGAFAHEVFAELSKFCAEKCPDMILGVGSVTDAAAASLYMQMGAQFIVTPVFREDIAMACNRRKVLWSPGCGSLTEIAKAEEMGCEIVKLFPGAIYGPSFVKAIKGPCPWTSIMPTGGVSPDEENLSAWFGAGVTCVGMGSQLISKDIIANKDYPQLEEKVRRALSIIKKVKK, from the coding sequence ATGAAAACATATTCAAGGATCGAAGTGGCAACGGTAATGAAAGAGACCGGTATGGTGCCCCTGTTCTATCATCGGGACAAAGACGTTATCTGCGAGGTCGTAAAGGCCTGCTACCAAGGGGGCGCCCGCTTGTTTGAGTTTACCGCCCGGGGTGCCTTTGCCCACGAAGTCTTTGCGGAACTAAGTAAGTTCTGTGCTGAAAAATGCCCGGATATGATCCTGGGGGTGGGTTCTGTGACCGATGCCGCGGCAGCTTCCCTATACATGCAAATGGGCGCACAGTTTATTGTGACCCCTGTTTTCCGTGAAGATATTGCCATGGCCTGCAACAGAAGAAAGGTATTGTGGTCGCCCGGATGCGGTTCCTTAACGGAAATAGCCAAGGCCGAGGAAATGGGCTGCGAAATCGTAAAACTGTTCCCTGGTGCCATCTATGGCCCTTCATTTGTAAAGGCCATCAAAGGGCCCTGTCCGTGGACCAGTATCATGCCCACTGGTGGCGTGAGCCCCGATGAAGAAAATCTAAGCGCCTGGTTCGGCGCCGGGGTTACCTGTGTGGGCATGGGCTCGCAACTTATTTCCAAAGACATCATAGCAAATAAAGATTACCCGCAACTGGAGGAAAAAGTGCGCAGGGCACTTTCCATCATCAAAAAAGTAAAAAAATGA
- a CDS encoding sugar kinase: protein MKKIVAFGEVLLRFSTQGHLKFSQAGAFNADYGGSELNVLTGLANFGMQAEMVTRLPDNDIALSALMQMRKYNVGTHHIVKGGDRLGLYFLEKGASVRGSKIVYDRAHSAFAQIKKGMVDWKEVFKDASWFHWSGITPGVSQGAADACMEAIGVATEMGLTISTDFNYRANLWNYGKTPGEIMENMVAKCHVILAGDYASQQYFNIVPEGENEKALQASLCNKLKARFPLAQKIVITNRKNISAMHNLWSAVLYDGNKLIESTSYEITDIVDRIGAGDSFMGALIYGLNHYNDQKALDFAVAASCLKHTIYGDANLVSKEDVESLMGGDTSGRVKR from the coding sequence TTGAAAAAAATAGTTGCATTCGGAGAGGTATTATTAAGGTTTTCCACACAGGGCCACCTCAAGTTCTCACAGGCGGGGGCCTTTAACGCCGATTATGGCGGTAGCGAGCTCAATGTGCTCACCGGCCTGGCCAATTTTGGCATGCAGGCCGAAATGGTCACCCGACTACCAGATAACGATATCGCCCTTTCGGCACTCATGCAAATGCGCAAGTACAACGTGGGCACCCACCACATCGTGAAGGGGGGCGACCGCTTGGGGCTTTATTTTCTCGAAAAGGGTGCCTCGGTAAGGGGCAGCAAGATCGTTTACGACCGCGCCCATTCCGCTTTTGCACAAATAAAAAAAGGTATGGTCGACTGGAAAGAGGTCTTTAAAGATGCCTCTTGGTTCCATTGGTCGGGCATCACGCCAGGGGTGTCGCAAGGCGCCGCCGATGCTTGTATGGAGGCCATCGGGGTGGCCACGGAAATGGGGCTTACCATCTCCACCGATTTTAACTACCGCGCCAATCTCTGGAACTATGGGAAGACTCCCGGCGAGATCATGGAAAACATGGTCGCCAAATGCCATGTCATTCTAGCCGGGGATTATGCCTCCCAGCAATATTTCAATATCGTCCCAGAGGGCGAAAATGAAAAAGCGCTTCAGGCCTCCCTTTGTAACAAATTGAAAGCACGTTTTCCCTTGGCCCAGAAAATCGTGATTACCAACAGGAAAAATATCAGTGCCATGCACAACCTATGGTCTGCCGTACTCTACGATGGGAATAAATTAATTGAATCCACATCCTATGAAATTACGGATATTGTGGACCGTATCGGGGCCGGGGACAGTTTTATGGGCGCGTTGATCTACGGGCTGAACCATTACAATGACCAAAAGGCATTGGATTTTGCCGTGGCGGCATCCTGTTTGAAACACACCATTTACGGCGATGCCAACCTGGTCTCCAAGGAAGATGTGGAAAGCTTAATGGGCGGGGATACTTCCGGAAGGGTAAAGAGATAG